The Acropora palmata chromosome 10, jaAcrPala1.3, whole genome shotgun sequence genome contains a region encoding:
- the LOC141894557 gene encoding uncharacterized protein LOC141894557, with the protein MSKPTVFMGLLVRVFLFILKDFGKNATQNKNTFTLACNDFTSHAMYDVSAWRGTGTLSFVFNTGKSDSFIAYQDDQSFSYFDFFLVDGKMQTTVNFDNCRSQLTIEGNYSDAKWHRVRFERRQRKVRLSVDGCHFQTIRCNISGPSRENWYALYVGSIPFGISRNSLAAPIILDRALQSEFQGCIGQVTLTVPKKDPEAFPLHSPAGSTPRFHEQCFIGELCNKETDNITGIACECPGYEIERLLLKCNNPDTTNPAHAHTFPTIFPRVQDSRQLFSTPMFMHTNQPRIPSTEIPSSNFTMNSTRAQLASSSSPEHAQFENKTSLVPGFSTSSRNYDAFVTTSSAEVISSPTVNTKIAAIARGNKAAVERGHNVMVYLAFLILIQKVIIRN; encoded by the exons ATGTCGAAACCTACTGTCTTTATGGGACTGCTTGTACGCGTTTTTCTCTTCATACTAAAAGACTTCGGTAAAAATGCCACTCAAAATAAGAACACCTTTACCTTGGCGTGCAACGACTTCACATCGCACGCCATGTACGACGTCAGTGCATGGCGTGGAACAGGCACTCTGTCCTTCGTTTTCAACACTGGCAAGTCTGACTCGTTCATTGCGTACCAAGACGATCAATCTTTCAGttactttgattttttcttgGTCGACGGAAAGATGCAGACAACAGTCAATTTTGATAACTGCCGAAGCCAACTCACGATCGAAGGGAATTACTCAGATGCAAAATGGCATCGAGTTCGTTTCGAAAGACGACAGCGTAAGGTTAGACTGAGCGTCGATGGCTGCCATTTTCAGACCATTAGGTGTAACATCTCCGGTCCTTCACGAGAGAACTGGTATGCTTTGTACGTTGGAAGTATTCCTTTTGGCATCAGCAGGAACAGCTTAGCAGCTCCAATCATTTTGGATCGAGCTTTACAATCCGA ATTTCAAGGATGTATTGGTCAAGTGACACTAACCGTCCCGAAAAAAGATCCCGAGGCGTTTCCATTGCATTCTCCCGCGGGTTCCACCCCTCGCTTTCATGAACAATGCTTCATTGGCGAGCTGTGTAACAAAGAAACAGATAACATCACTGGAATAGCGTGCGAATGTCCCGGATATGAAATCGAACGACTACTGTTGAAATGTAACAACCCAGACACTACCAATCCCGCACATGCGCACACATTTCCGACAATCTTTCCTCGTGTCCAGGATTCGCGTCAATTGTTCTCCACGCCAATGTTTATGCACACAAATCAGCCTCGCATTCCATCAACCGAGATTCCTTCATCCAATTTCACTATGAATTCAACTCGTGCCCAGTTAGCTTCAAGTTCCTCTCCAGAGCACGCGCAATTCGAAAACAAGACAAGCTTGGTTCCAGGATTCTCGACAAGTTCAAGGAACTACGATGCATTTGTAACAACCTCCTCAGCCGAAGTAATTTCCTCTCCTACAGTTAACACCAAAATCGCAGCTATTGCGAGGGGGAACAAGGCTGCAGTTGAAAGAGGCCACAATGTCATGGTATACCTTGCATTTCTTATATTGATTCAAAAGGTTATCATCCGAAACTAA